A genomic stretch from Coffea arabica cultivar ET-39 chromosome 10c, Coffea Arabica ET-39 HiFi, whole genome shotgun sequence includes:
- the LOC113713955 gene encoding NAC domain-containing protein 68-like, with amino-acid sequence MADNIPIGFRFRPSEEELISLLWLKVTNQLDETDHVKEKILYGEGAEPWDVLGDDDVRWQFCDDSGKGASTKRMVYVFTKLRKLSAKKTARTAGLGTWDGETKSYPVEGMITGEKIGSRKMLSYVLNSGSIGVKGGWIMHEYSLDGASLNGLNSSHNTDYVLCRIIKDDSKFTKVKESATKGKVAKEKEVGNRGCREVVLGKRKMNLEQESSQASSLDDAVQPIICWNGDPYLGSVPDMVHCSLRN; translated from the exons ATGGCTGACAACATTCCTATAGGGTTTCGTTTTAGACCCAGTGAGGAAGAACTGATCTCCCTACTTTGGCTGAAGGTTACAAACCAGCTTGATGAAACGGACCATGTGAAGGAGAAGATACTTTACGGCGAAGGTGCAGAACCGTGGGATGTTTTGGGGGATGATGATGTTCGTTGGCAATTCTGTGATGATAGCGGAAAAGGGGCTAGTACGAAAAGAATGGTCTATGTCTTTACCAAGTTGAGGAAATTGAGTGCCAAGAAAACTGCGAGAACGGCTGGTTTGGGGACGTGGGACGGAGAAACGAAGTCGTACCCAGTTGAGGGTATGATTACTGGTGAGAAAATTGGGTCAAGGAAGATGCTAAGTTATGTTCTGAATTCTGGTTCAATAGGGGTGAAAGGTGGCTGGATAATGCACGAGTATTCGCTAGATGGTGCATCATTGAATGGGTTAAACAGCAGTCATAATACTGATTATGTTCTTTGTAGGATAATAAAGGATGATTCTAAGTTTACCAAAGTCAAAGAATCTGCAACGAAAGGAAAGGTTGCCAAAGAAAAGGAGGTTGGAAATCGTGGATGCCGTGAAGTTGTCCTGGGCAAGAGAAAGATGAATCTTGAACAAGAAAGTTCACAAGCGA GTTCATTGGATGATGCTGTGCAGCCAATCATCTGTTGGAATGGCGACCCTTACTTGGGATCAGTTCCTGATATGGTGCACTGTTCCCTTAGAAATTAA